Part of the Candidatus Polarisedimenticolia bacterium genome is shown below.
TAAGAGCGAGCGGCTCCGGCCAGCGCTCGAGGTGAGAGCGAGAAAGGAGACGACGATGCGGAATCTTCTGACAGCGGTGGTCGCGTTTCTCGTCGCCACGCCCTTGGCGGCGGCGGGGGACGGATATCAGGTCAAGGTCCTTCGATCGGCGGAAGAGGTCCTCTCGATGAGCGTCAGCGCGCCGGACAGGGGGATCCCGAGGGAGTTGCTCGAACGGGCGGAGTGTATCGGGGTCTTCCCCGGCATCAAGAA
Proteins encoded:
- a CDS encoding lipid-binding SYLF domain-containing protein produces the protein MRNLLTAVVAFLVATPLAAAGDGYQVKVLRSAEEVLSMSVSAPDRGIPRELLERAECIGVFPGIKKGAFVVGGEFGHGVFTCREKSGGMGAPAFFSLGAGSVGW